A segment of the Patescibacteria group bacterium genome:
TTTAGCTTTGGGTTCAGACATGTAATTAATATCATCGAGCAAAGAACAGGGAGCAAAGAGCATTTTGTTTTAGTCTTGTTCTTTGTTCTTTTGTTCTTTGTTCTTTTTTAAATGGATTTAGCCTCCCTCCCCAAAAATTTGAGGAGGGATAAAAATTCACTTACTTAATGATTTTCGAAACGTTGCCCGCGCCCACGGTTTTGCCGCCTTCGCGAATGGCAAATTTCATTTTTTCTTCCAAGGCGACCGGAGCGATCAGCTTGATCTTCAAGCTGGCCGTATCACCCGGCATCACCATTTCAGTTCCGGCGTTCAATTCTACTTCACCGGTCACGTCCGTGGTTCTGATGTAAAATTGCGGCTTATAGCCTTTGAAAAACGGTTTATGGCGTCCGCCTTCTTCCTTGGTCAAGACATAGACTTCGGCTTCAAATTCAGTGTGCGGAGTGATTGAACCCGGTTTGGCCAAAACCATGCCGCGCTCGACTTCTTCTTTCTTGGTGCCGCGCAAGAGAATGCCGGCGTTATCGCCCGCCCGGCCTTCGTCTAACGACTTGTTGAACATTTCAATGCCGGTGACCACCGTTTTCTGGGTTTCACCCAAACCGACGATCTCGATATCTTCGTTGATATGGATTGTGCCCCTGTCGATCCTGCCGGTCACGACCGTGCCGCGGCCTTCGATTGAGAAGATGTCTTCGATCGGCATCAGGAACGGTTTGTCCACGTCTCTTTTGGGTTCCGGGATATAAGTATCCAAAGTCTTTACCAGTTCAAAAACTTTTTCTCCCCATTCGCCGGTCGGATTTTCCAAAGCTTTCAGCGCCGAACCGCGGATGATCGGAGTGGTGTCGCCCGGGAACTCATATTGTTTCAGGAGATCGCGGATCTCTTCCTCGACCAAGTCGATCAATTCTTTGTCCTCAACCATGTCGCACTTGTTCAGGAAAACGACGATGTAAGGCACGCCGACCTGGCGGGCCAAAAGGATATGTTCTCGGGTTTGCGGCATCGGACCGTCGGTCGCGGC
Coding sequences within it:
- the tuf gene encoding elongation factor Tu, yielding HVDHGKTTLTAAILAVLTAKGFTTSHKTVDQIDSAPEEKARGITINTAHVEYESETRHYAHVDCPGHADYVKNMITGAAQMDGAILVVAATDGPMPQTREHILLARQVGVPYIVVFLNKCDMVEDKELIDLVEEEIRDLLKQYEFPGDTTPIIRGSALKALENPTGEWGEKVFELVKTLDTYIPEPKRDVDKPFLMPIEDIFSIEGRGTVVTGRIDRGTIHINEDIEIVGLGETQKTVVTGIEMFNKSLDEGRAGDNAGILLRGTKKEEVERGMVLAKPGSITPHTEFEAEVYVLTKEEGGRHKPFFKGYKPQFYIRTTDVTGEVELNAGTEMVMPGDTASLKIKLIAPVALEEKMKFAIREGGKTVGAGNVSKIIK